A stretch of Microbulbifer sp. SAOS-129_SWC DNA encodes these proteins:
- a CDS encoding enoyl-CoA hydratase/isomerase family protein: protein MTDTVLVHTREATQGSIGIITLNSEKTLNSLTLGMVQTIRRQLLAWQDDDTIALVLIEGAGDRAFCAGGDVQQIYHSAISSRNGACEYAESFFQEEYRLDYLIHTFTKPVACWVNGIVMGGGLGLVAGASHRIGTETTRIAMPEITIGLYPDVGATYFLNRMPHKLGLFLGLTAASINLSDAAYVGLINYSAPAGKRSEFLHQLSQQQWQSGTNRPANSAILDELLQTYAVSAPPAGNLEVLAADIEAACGRDGLKEVIAAIAELDGDSAWLRKAQRGLQAGSPLAAWLIYEQLQRGANLDLAGAFQAECLLSTNVVRYPEFTEGVRALLIEKDNTPKWQFPRIEDVPAKLIETFFVAPWVRNPLSGLIPTPVKGK, encoded by the coding sequence ATGACCGATACTGTCCTAGTTCACACCCGCGAGGCCACGCAGGGGAGCATCGGTATTATCACGCTGAATAGCGAAAAAACCCTCAACAGCCTCACTCTCGGTATGGTCCAGACGATACGCCGGCAGCTGCTGGCCTGGCAGGATGATGACACTATCGCCCTGGTGCTCATTGAGGGCGCCGGCGACAGGGCCTTCTGTGCCGGCGGCGACGTGCAGCAGATTTACCATTCCGCCATCAGCAGCCGCAATGGCGCCTGTGAGTATGCCGAATCCTTCTTTCAGGAGGAATATCGGCTGGATTACCTGATTCATACCTTCACCAAGCCCGTTGCCTGCTGGGTCAACGGTATCGTCATGGGCGGCGGCCTGGGGCTCGTCGCTGGTGCCAGTCATCGCATCGGCACAGAAACAACCCGCATCGCGATGCCTGAAATCACCATCGGCCTATACCCCGATGTCGGCGCCACCTATTTTCTCAATCGAATGCCACACAAGCTGGGCCTATTTCTTGGCCTCACCGCCGCATCCATCAACCTGAGCGATGCCGCCTATGTGGGGTTAATCAATTACTCCGCGCCAGCCGGAAAGCGCAGTGAATTTTTGCACCAGCTCTCGCAGCAACAGTGGCAGTCCGGAACCAATCGACCAGCAAACAGCGCAATTCTGGATGAACTGCTGCAGACCTACGCGGTGTCGGCGCCCCCGGCGGGCAACCTCGAAGTACTCGCCGCGGATATCGAGGCCGCCTGTGGCAGGGACGGCCTGAAAGAGGTTATCGCGGCCATTGCCGAACTCGACGGTGACTCGGCATGGCTACGCAAGGCCCAGAGGGGGCTACAGGCGGGTTCACCGCTGGCGGCATGGCTGATCTACGAACAACTGCAACGCGGCGCAAACCTGGACCTGGCCGGCGCTTTCCAGGCCGAGTGCCTGCTCTCAACCAACGTCGTGCGTTACCCGGAATTTACCGAGGGTGTGCGAGCGCTGCTGATCGAAAAAGACAATACGCCGAAATGGCAGTTCCCGCGCATCGAAGACGTGCCAGCCAAATTGATAGAGACCTTCTTTGTCGCGCCCTGGGTACGCAACCCGCTCTCCGGCCTGATTCCAACCCCCGTTAAAGGAAAGTAA
- a CDS encoding acyl-CoA dehydrogenase family protein: MNYELSEDQAAFRDAARKFAQNSMAPCAARWDAEHLFPKALFVEAGSMGFMSLYAPVEAGGIGLSRLDSTLVIEELAAGCTSTAAFVSIHNMAFNMLARHGSDLLRSEWSEALASGRKLASYCLTEPGAGSDAGSLTTRATRDGDTYVINGSKCFISGAGETDLLITMVRTGEPGPRGISCIAIPADTEGVDYGKAEEKLGWHSQPTRTISFENVRVPATNLLADEGQGFKLAMEGLDGGRINIAACSVGAARACLDLSVSHVKERRQFGQALADFQNTQFKLADMTTQLIASRQMIRLAASKLDSDAPDKTSFCAMAKRFATDAGFQICDEAIQLHGGYGYIREYPIERYFRDTRVHRILEGTNEIMRLVIARHLLSEHHAGLLK; this comes from the coding sequence ATGAATTACGAACTCTCAGAAGATCAGGCCGCTTTTCGGGATGCCGCACGTAAATTCGCGCAAAACTCCATGGCACCCTGCGCGGCGCGCTGGGATGCCGAACACCTGTTTCCAAAGGCGCTGTTTGTTGAGGCCGGGAGCATGGGCTTTATGTCCCTGTATGCTCCGGTCGAGGCCGGTGGTATCGGCCTCAGCCGGTTGGATAGCACACTGGTCATAGAAGAACTGGCTGCAGGCTGCACATCGACTGCCGCCTTTGTCAGCATTCACAATATGGCATTCAACATGCTCGCGCGTCACGGCAGCGATCTACTCAGGTCAGAGTGGTCCGAGGCGCTGGCATCAGGTCGCAAGCTGGCGAGCTACTGCCTGACCGAGCCGGGAGCGGGTTCCGACGCGGGCTCGCTCACCACCAGGGCAACGCGGGATGGCGACACTTATGTCATTAACGGCAGCAAGTGCTTTATTTCCGGTGCCGGCGAGACGGACCTCCTGATTACAATGGTACGCACCGGGGAACCGGGGCCGAGGGGCATTAGCTGCATCGCCATTCCCGCCGATACCGAGGGGGTGGACTACGGCAAGGCTGAAGAAAAACTGGGCTGGCATAGCCAGCCGACACGAACCATCAGCTTCGAAAATGTGCGCGTGCCTGCGACCAATCTGCTCGCCGATGAGGGACAGGGCTTCAAGCTTGCCATGGAGGGGTTAGACGGTGGCCGAATCAATATTGCCGCCTGCTCTGTCGGTGCGGCGCGCGCCTGCCTGGATTTATCGGTGAGCCATGTCAAAGAGCGCCGGCAGTTCGGCCAGGCCCTGGCAGACTTCCAGAACACCCAGTTCAAACTCGCCGACATGACAACGCAGCTGATCGCGTCCCGGCAGATGATCAGGCTCGCCGCATCCAAGCTGGATAGCGACGCACCGGATAAAACCAGCTTCTGCGCCATGGCCAAACGCTTTGCCACAGATGCCGGCTTCCAGATCTGCGACGAGGCAATCCAGCTGCATGGAGGCTACGGTTATATCCGCGAATACCCCATCGAGCGCTATTTCCGCGACACCAGAGTGCATCGCATTCTCGAGGGCACCAATGAAATCATGCGACTGGTCATAGCCCGGCACCTCTTGTCCGAGCATCACGCCGGCCTGCTGAAGTGA
- the mmsB gene encoding 3-hydroxyisobutyrate dehydrogenase, with translation MTTIAFIGLGNMGGPMAANLVGAGYTVNVYDLVPDVVATLAQRGARAASSPQDAVRGADVAITMLPAGKHVSGLYLGEDGTGGLLQALDDHCLVLDCSTIDGETVQRLASACTERGLDMLDAPVSGGVAAAQKGTLTFMCGGTEEAYRRAESILCAMGKNIFLAGGHGAGQVTKMCNNMLLAIQMIGTSEALQMGANSGLDPKVLSEIMLKSSGRNWALELYNPFPGVMDSPASRNYTPGFMVDLMSKDLGLATANARATGSKIPLGEQAEALYRKKQQQGDGRKDFSSILELLSD, from the coding sequence ATGACAACCATTGCATTTATCGGCCTGGGCAATATGGGCGGCCCCATGGCCGCCAATCTCGTGGGCGCCGGTTACACTGTCAATGTCTATGACCTGGTACCCGATGTCGTGGCCACGCTCGCACAGCGGGGGGCCCGCGCCGCCAGCAGCCCACAGGACGCCGTCAGGGGCGCCGACGTGGCCATCACTATGCTGCCCGCCGGCAAGCATGTATCCGGCCTGTATCTGGGTGAGGATGGCACTGGCGGGCTGCTCCAGGCGCTGGACGACCACTGCCTGGTTTTGGACTGCTCAACAATAGATGGGGAAACCGTGCAGCGACTGGCCAGCGCCTGTACCGAGAGAGGGCTGGATATGCTGGATGCCCCGGTCTCCGGCGGCGTTGCGGCTGCCCAGAAGGGGACACTGACCTTTATGTGCGGTGGCACCGAAGAGGCGTACCGGCGCGCCGAATCCATACTGTGTGCCATGGGCAAGAACATTTTTCTTGCCGGGGGCCACGGCGCCGGGCAGGTCACAAAGATGTGTAACAACATGTTGCTGGCGATTCAGATGATCGGCACCAGCGAAGCTTTGCAAATGGGGGCCAATAGTGGCCTGGACCCGAAAGTCCTCTCGGAGATCATGCTGAAAAGCTCTGGCCGCAACTGGGCCCTGGAGCTTTACAACCCCTTCCCCGGGGTCATGGACAGCCCCGCTTCGCGCAATTATACGCCCGGCTTTATGGTAGACCTGATGAGCAAGGATCTCGGCCTGGCCACCGCCAATGCCAGGGCCACCGGCAGTAAAATCCCGCTGGGAGAACAGGCCGAAGCGCTCTACCGGAAAAAACAGCAACAGGGCGATGGCAGGAAGGACTTTTCCAGTATTCTGGAGCTGCTGAGCGATTAG